The following proteins are co-located in the Melanotaenia boesemani isolate fMelBoe1 chromosome 5, fMelBoe1.pri, whole genome shotgun sequence genome:
- the si:cabz01074946.1 gene encoding CD48 antigen, translating to MFSLHSSLFVTMALLIVLTSLLQVVLSESFIEVSGYVDDNITLPSNADSSWNLSKIEWSIFSNNTWIATYDNKIINTQRVSEYENRLKLDVTTGNLTIRNLRMGDARVYTVDLSNPDGENTVNTIRLTVKQRLPKPIIVEVENSTTERGCFMVLSCSSPEKGVDFSWHVEPSTLFVWSNPKSGLSQLTAYLNTTHNFTFTCFSSMRTENATQVFMSKCKDKSTIVTKKTPQERDRCVLIFIVGVLFGLIPSCLYSCCPEFFKAAWQSLKEKLFPE from the exons atgttttcgcTGCACAGTTCCCTCTTTGTTACGATGGCACTTCTAATCGTCCTTACTTCACTTCTTCAAG tGGTGTTGAGTGAGTCATTCATCGAAGTCTCTGGATATGTGGATGACAACATTACCTTGCCCTCAAATGCCGATTCATCGTGGAACCTCTCAAAAATTGAATGGTCAATATTCTCCAACAACACCTGGATAGCCACTTAtgacaataaaattataaacacTCAACGTGTTTCTGAATATGAAAACAGACTCAAGCTTGACGTCACCACag GTAATTTGACCATCAGGAACCTTAGAATGGGAGATGCCAGGGTTTACACTGTAGACCTTTCCAATCCTGATGGTGAAAATACAGTAAACACAATTAGGCTCACAGTGAAAC AACGCCTCCCGAAACCGATCATTGTGGAGGTCGAAAATAGTACTACAGAAAGAGGCTGTTTTATGGTGCTGAGCTGTTCCTCTCCCGAAAAAGGCGTTGACTTTTCCTGGCACGTTGAGCCCTCCACGTTGTTTGTTTGGAGTAATCCAAAGAGTGGGCTTTCACAGCTCACTGCGTATCTAAACACCACACACAACTTTACGTTTACCTGCTTTTCCAGCATGCGAACAGAGAATGCAACACAAGTTTTCATGTCAAAGTGTAAAGATAAAAGTACAA ttgtcacaaaaaaaacaccacaagaAAGAGACAGATGTGTCCTTATATTCATTGTAGGAGTGCTGTTTGGTTTAATCCCATCATGTTTATACAGCTGTTGTCCAG AATTCTTCAAAGCTGCATGGCAGTCCCTAAAAG AAAAACTGTTCCCAGAATGA